The Leptospiraceae bacterium genome includes a region encoding these proteins:
- a CDS encoding FecR domain-containing protein, producing MKIIIFLLGCFTIGLVAQDTNSAKVSFLIGKVSVKSSTDTKWKSLKKNDTIENGDTVMTGNGSLTTILYKGSELKISPNSTIVVSSLYTKEVEGKIEVKNGGVWSKLVNLGGQKFTTVSPTSTAGVRGTAFATIYDEKSKVGMHCVCEGKVEVTSNETGGKSKLVEKGNGSSLKMGSSEIDMSSYKNLIVKKEAMPEFETKIKDSPLLKNCLSCHTPKGWSATGVVKDDKYGK from the coding sequence ATGAAGATAATAATTTTTCTATTAGGTTGCTTTACAATTGGATTGGTTGCACAGGATACAAATTCTGCCAAAGTTAGTTTTTTGATTGGTAAGGTATCTGTAAAATCATCGACAGATACGAAATGGAAATCTCTTAAGAAAAACGATACAATTGAAAATGGGGATACTGTTATGACCGGTAATGGATCATTAACTACAATTCTTTATAAAGGTTCGGAATTAAAAATTTCCCCCAATTCTACAATCGTTGTAAGTAGCCTTTATACCAAAGAGGTTGAAGGAAAAATTGAAGTTAAGAACGGTGGAGTTTGGAGTAAACTAGTTAATCTAGGTGGTCAAAAATTCACTACAGTAAGTCCAACGTCTACAGCCGGTGTTCGAGGAACAGCGTTTGCTACTATTTACGATGAAAAATCAAAAGTAGGAATGCATTGTGTTTGTGAAGGAAAAGTAGAAGTAACATCCAATGAAACGGGCGGAAAATCGAAATTAGTCGAAAAGGGAAATGGAAGTAGTCTTAAAATGGGAAGTAGTGAAATTGATATGAGTTCTTATAAAAATCTCATTGTAAAAAAAGAAGCTATGCCTGAATTTGAAACAAAAATAAAAGATTCTCCGCTATTAAAAAATTGTCTATCTTGTCACACACCTAAAGGTTGGAGTGCGACCGGAGTTGTTAAGGACGATAAATACGGGAAATAA
- a CDS encoding organic hydroperoxide resistance protein, which translates to MKKLYTATMTASGGRSGIVKSPDGKYEFSLSMPKELRGEGGDGVNPEILFAAGYSACFHSAMKVVAARKKIEIENSSVTASVDIGMVPGASFGLAVTLTIRIPGMDKKAAEELVNAAHQVCPYSNATRNNIEVTLVVE; encoded by the coding sequence ATGAAAAAACTATATACTGCAACTATGACTGCTAGTGGTGGTCGTTCTGGAATCGTGAAATCACCAGACGGTAAATACGAATTCTCCCTTTCTATGCCTAAAGAGTTAAGAGGAGAAGGAGGAGATGGGGTAAATCCTGAAATACTTTTCGCGGCAGGATACTCTGCTTGTTTTCACAGTGCAATGAAAGTAGTTGCCGCTAGGAAGAAAATAGAAATCGAAAATTCTTCTGTTACTGCATCTGTTGATATAGGGATGGTTCCTGGCGCCTCATTTGGATTAGCCGTTACACTAACGATTCGTATTCCTGGAATGGATAAAAAAGCGGCGGAAGAACTTGTAAATGCAGCACATCAAGTATGTCCGTACTCCAATGCAACTCGAAATAATATTGAAGTTACTTTGGTAGTTGAATAG
- a CDS encoding DUF705 domain-containing protein produces MIIVFDMDNTLVDEMGATLRPGILDLLQKLRADNHELKLWTNSKKDRANSILQEHKLKSYFSEFVFRENYDPEEKGIRKDIRKINGDFLIDDDPEEIQYIKSIKKNGFLISSFRRDSKVKEQELNEVYNLIQKKKGFFKNLFRIEA; encoded by the coding sequence ATGATAATCGTATTTGATATGGACAATACTTTAGTTGATGAAATGGGAGCCACACTACGTCCTGGAATTCTAGATTTACTTCAAAAATTAAGGGCCGACAACCATGAACTTAAACTCTGGACAAATTCAAAAAAAGACAGAGCGAATTCAATATTACAGGAACATAAATTGAAATCATATTTTTCCGAGTTTGTTTTTAGAGAAAACTATGATCCTGAAGAAAAAGGGATACGAAAAGATATTCGCAAAATAAATGGAGATTTTTTGATTGATGATGATCCTGAAGAAATTCAATATATTAAATCAATCAAAAAAAATGGATTTTTAATTTCTTCCTTTAGAAGGGATTCAAAAGTAAAAGAGCAGGAATTAAATGAAGTTTACAATTTGATTCAAAAGAAAAAAGGTTTTTTTAAAAACCTCTTTAGAATCGAAGCATAA
- a CDS encoding thiolase domain-containing protein (Catalyzes the synthesis of acetoacetyl coenzyme A from two molecules of acetyl coenzyme A. It can also act as a thiolase, catalyzing the reverse reaction and generating two-carbon units from the four-carbon product of fatty acid oxidation): MAKGNPVYILGGAQTDFQRNWSKEGKTFLSIMKEVTDDGLLAAGIDYNEIQKLNKTNRVGVFVGNFDAEQYATQGHLGAFLTEVNPAFNGVPGGRFEAACASGSIALDAAATKIRVEDYDVAIVVGVEIMKTVNSAVGGDFLGTAAYYEKEAKGIEFPFPKLFGKLADVILERYKLKEATFMDALAEISRINYANAKRNPNAQTRSWFMNKEHAAARGGENNMAVGGRLCIADCSQVTDGGALVVLASKKYAAEYAKKRKLKLANIPQIKGWGHRVAPVTFEGKVAESKGNKFILPWTKTTVDDAYKRAKMSVKNIDVFETHDCFTSSEYAAVSAFGISAPGKEHEAIQKGIIDFNGKKPINPSGGLIGVGHPVGASGVRMMLDLYKQVTGTAGDYQVKGAKNGLMLNIGGSATTNVVFIVGK, from the coding sequence ATGGCAAAAGGAAATCCAGTATACATACTCGGCGGAGCACAAACCGATTTTCAAAGAAATTGGTCAAAAGAAGGTAAAACATTTCTTTCTATCATGAAAGAAGTAACAGATGACGGGCTATTAGCCGCAGGTATTGACTATAATGAAATACAAAAATTAAACAAAACAAACCGTGTAGGAGTTTTTGTTGGTAATTTTGACGCAGAACAATATGCAACCCAAGGACATCTAGGTGCATTTTTAACAGAGGTGAATCCTGCATTTAACGGTGTTCCAGGCGGAAGATTTGAAGCCGCGTGTGCTTCTGGATCTATCGCGCTTGACGCAGCTGCAACTAAGATACGTGTTGAAGACTACGATGTTGCAATTGTAGTTGGCGTTGAAATCATGAAGACAGTTAACTCTGCAGTAGGCGGAGACTTTCTCGGAACTGCGGCTTATTACGAAAAGGAAGCGAAAGGAATCGAATTTCCTTTCCCAAAACTTTTCGGAAAATTAGCAGATGTTATCCTCGAAAGATACAAACTAAAAGAAGCTACTTTTATGGATGCACTTGCTGAAATTTCTAGAATCAATTACGCAAATGCAAAACGTAATCCAAATGCACAAACCAGAAGCTGGTTCATGAACAAAGAACATGCGGCGGCTCGTGGTGGCGAAAACAACATGGCTGTTGGAGGAAGACTTTGTATTGCTGACTGTTCACAAGTTACAGACGGTGGCGCATTAGTTGTATTAGCCTCTAAGAAATACGCCGCTGAATACGCAAAAAAACGCAAACTAAAACTTGCGAACATTCCACAAATAAAAGGTTGGGGACATAGAGTTGCTCCAGTTACGTTCGAAGGAAAAGTAGCCGAATCCAAAGGAAATAAATTTATACTTCCTTGGACAAAAACAACTGTAGACGATGCTTACAAAAGAGCAAAAATGAGTGTAAAAAACATAGATGTTTTTGAAACGCATGATTGTTTTACATCTAGCGAATACGCAGCAGTATCCGCTTTTGGAATTTCTGCTCCAGGTAAGGAACATGAAGCAATTCAAAAAGGAATCATTGACTTCAACGGAAAAAAACCAATCAACCCAAGTGGTGGTTTAATTGGAGTTGGTCACCCAGTAGGGGCAAGTGGAGTTCGAATGATGTTAGACCTCTACAAACAAGTCACAGGCACTGCTGGTGATTACCAAGTAAAGGGCGCAAAAAATGGGCTCATGCTTAATATCGGTGGATCTGCAACTACTAACGTTGTATTCATCGTAGGAAAGTAA
- a CDS encoding 3-hydroxyacyl-CoA dehydrogenase family protein — MREIKTVTIVGANGSMGAGSAAIVAAFGEAKVHMLARDLDKAKEGITKAIKSVRTDTIKSRMIPGTYDKDLSKAVAESDWVFELVAESYAVKEPINTQIAKARKPGTIVSTVSSGLSIERLAKSFDADGQKHYFGTHFFNPPYKMILCELVSHKGSDLKLKADLGKYLEQKLRRAVVYTNDTPAFAGNRIGFQLMNEIAQYAEKYQDKGGLALMDAIMGGFTGRAMGPLATVDFVGLDVHKAIVDNLYEFTNDSAHETFKLPKYMQKLIDKGDLGGKTGQGLFKRTKSADGKREKFVYNISTGNYDPYPKFDIPFAKTASAKIAASDYKGAMEVIKSAKGLEADLCRYFLARYISYSLSIVGEVVDTKENADAAMGFGFNWVPASAFVDLLGGVVEVKKFLTASKIEIPAVLAKANPKETFYKLQNKLDARALFRA; from the coding sequence GAGCAAATGGCTCCATGGGTGCAGGCAGTGCAGCTATTGTTGCCGCGTTTGGAGAAGCGAAAGTTCACATGTTAGCAAGAGATTTGGACAAAGCTAAAGAAGGTATTACCAAAGCAATTAAATCTGTAAGAACTGATACAATCAAGTCAAGAATGATTCCCGGCACCTACGATAAAGATTTATCAAAAGCCGTCGCTGAATCCGATTGGGTGTTTGAACTTGTTGCAGAAAGTTACGCAGTAAAAGAACCAATCAATACACAAATTGCAAAAGCTCGTAAACCAGGAACAATAGTGTCTACTGTATCATCTGGACTATCCATCGAAAGACTTGCAAAATCATTTGATGCTGACGGACAAAAACATTATTTCGGAACTCACTTCTTTAATCCTCCGTATAAAATGATTCTTTGTGAATTAGTTTCACACAAAGGTTCGGATTTAAAACTAAAAGCGGATTTAGGAAAATATCTAGAACAAAAACTTCGCCGTGCAGTTGTTTATACTAACGATACCCCTGCATTTGCTGGAAACAGAATTGGTTTCCAACTTATGAATGAAATTGCTCAATATGCTGAGAAATATCAGGATAAGGGCGGTTTGGCGCTCATGGATGCGATCATGGGCGGATTCACAGGTCGCGCAATGGGTCCATTAGCCACTGTTGACTTTGTAGGACTCGATGTTCATAAAGCTATTGTTGATAACCTCTATGAGTTTACTAACGATTCTGCGCATGAAACATTTAAACTTCCAAAATACATGCAAAAATTAATTGATAAAGGTGATCTTGGCGGAAAAACAGGACAAGGTTTATTTAAACGCACAAAATCAGCTGATGGAAAAAGAGAAAAGTTCGTATACAATATTTCTACAGGAAATTACGATCCTTATCCAAAATTTGATATTCCGTTTGCAAAAACAGCAAGTGCTAAAATTGCGGCTTCTGATTATAAAGGAGCAATGGAAGTAATTAAATCAGCAAAAGGTTTAGAAGCTGATCTTTGCCGTTATTTCTTAGCGCGTTATATCAGTTATTCTCTTTCCATTGTTGGAGAAGTTGTTGATACAAAAGAAAATGCAGATGCCGCTATGGGATTTGGATTTAACTGGGTTCCTGCATCTGCCTTTGTAGATTTACTAGGTGGTGTAGTGGAAGTTAAAAAGTTTTTAACTGCATCAAAAATTGAAATACCAGCAGTTTTAGCAAAAGCAAATCCGAAAGAAACATTTTATAAACTACAAAATAAATTAGACGCAAGAGCGCTATTTAGAGCCTAA